In one window of Fibrobacterota bacterium DNA:
- a CDS encoding peroxiredoxin, with the protein MSLPLGSTAPDFTQNSSRGKLHFYDYINGKWAIFFSHPADFTPVCTTELGMTAKLQPEFAKRNAVVIALSVDSEQSHKGWIPDIEETQNCKIDFPIIADEDKSVSTLYGMFQPTANDKFTVRSVFFIDPNKKIRANITYPASTGRNFQEILRVLDSLQLTDNYKVATPVDWKDGQDVVIAPALQDPEDLKKRFPKGWKVVKPYLRMTPQPNK; encoded by the coding sequence ATGTCTTTACCTCTCGGATCCACAGCCCCGGATTTCACGCAGAATTCCAGCCGGGGGAAGCTTCATTTCTACGACTACATCAACGGCAAATGGGCCATTTTCTTTTCCCATCCCGCGGATTTCACGCCGGTGTGCACCACCGAGCTGGGGATGACCGCCAAGCTCCAGCCGGAATTCGCCAAACGCAACGCCGTCGTGATCGCGCTCTCCGTGGATAGCGAACAATCGCACAAGGGATGGATCCCCGACATCGAGGAAACCCAAAATTGCAAGATCGATTTCCCCATCATCGCGGACGAGGATAAGAGCGTTTCCACCCTGTACGGAATGTTCCAGCCCACGGCGAACGACAAGTTCACGGTCCGGTCGGTGTTCTTCATCGATCCCAACAAGAAGATCCGCGCCAACATCACCTATCCCGCCTCGACGGGCCGCAATTTCCAGGAAATCCTGCGCGTGCTGGATTCCTTGCAGCTTACCGACAATTACAAGGTGGCCACTCCCGTGGATTGGAAAGACGGCCAGGACGTGGTGATCGCGCCCGCCTTGCAGGATCCGGAAGACTTGAAGAAGCGTTTCCCGAAGGGGTGGAAGGTCGTGAAACCGTACTTGCGGATGACGCCGCAGCCGAATAAGTAG